One Triticum dicoccoides isolate Atlit2015 ecotype Zavitan chromosome 5B, WEW_v2.0, whole genome shotgun sequence genomic window carries:
- the LOC119310851 gene encoding uncharacterized protein LOC119310851 produces MTYLKHLRRCCGEDARRLWASGSCHLKMSFDRLKTEDRKLAYMICNNYERLKVHLESALRTFLLESFKSQSPETIKKRFASEDKMKQFIQVQTKLTVMQMPSSICSLRQHFINNPAGRIAHLFQNQAYSKDVPTAVKESRILLHKLTQHTIAEHKRGYCWDGQLSLDDWEVIDGTHIYPIAKSVRCTSRAMSNKDLTQIADTVVPNFMINGVIPVFMEHFTNALKSHGTLAEEDFRSWYYAYLLLHPFVMSSIGRANLLRNLYWLLVDLNFEENPFFDTVFKVAPSSDWRDFIMQTPVNYIIWKVFWYKLIPNFNTLPYFNLLGSIIKYHRHLVHHGPDHARDGKVTTMSSTDDSELLAAAHDQDCLAECIKNLLQQKKVTSDVSVVLDAYAVTWEL; encoded by the exons ATGACCTACCTCAAGCATCTACGAAG GTGCTGTGGTGAAGATGCACGCCGCCTTTGGGCATCTGGTAGCTGTCACTTAAAGATGAGTTTTGACAGGTTGAAAACAGAAGATCGTAAACTTGCATACATGATATGTAATAACTATGAGAG gtTAAAAGTACATTTGGAGTCTGCCCTCAGAACATTCTTATTGGAATCTTTCAAAAGTCAGAGTCCTGAGACTATAAAGAAGAGGTTTGCAAGTGAGGATAAAATGAAACAATTCATTCAAGTCCAAACAAAACTGACAGTTATGCAGATGCCTTCAAG CATATGTTCATTGCGTCAGCACTTCATCAACAATCCTGCAGGCAGAATTGCTCATCTGTTCCAGAACCAGGCCTATAGCAAAGACGTCCCAACAGCAGTAAAAGAGTCAAGGATTCTGCTTCACAAGTTAACACAACATACCATAGCAGAACACAAAAGAGGTTACTGTTGGGATGGTCAATTAAGCCTTGATGACTGGGAAGTCATAGATGGAACTCACATTTATCCAATTGCCAAATCTGTCCGTTGCACCAGTAGAGCAATGTCTAACAAGGACCTTACTCAAATAGCTGACACAGTAGTTCCAAACTTCATGATCAATGGAGTGATTCCTGTGTTTATGGAACACTTCACAAATGCGTTGAAGTCTCATGGCACACTTGCTGAAGAGGATTTCCGATCTTGGTACTATGCATACCTCCTGCTACACCCCTTTGTTATGTCATCGATAGGAAGGGCAAATCTCCTTAGGAATCTGTATTGGCTTCTGGTGGACTTGAATTTTGAGGAAAACCCGTTCTTTGATACTGTTTTCAAAGTAGCTCCTTCTTCAGACTGGCGAGATTTTATCATGCAGACCCCTGTGAACTACATTATCTGGAAGGTTTTCTGGTACAAGCTGATACCAAATTTCAACACCCTTCCTTATTTCAACTTGTTGGGAAGCATTATAAAGTACCATCGCCATCTTGTTCATCATGGTCCTGACCATGCCAGG GATGGCAAGGTGACAACAATGTCGAGCACAGATGACAGCGAGTTACTTGCTGCAGCGCATGACCAAGATTGCCTCGCAGAGTGCATCAAGAACCTTCTGCAACAGAAGAAAGTGACCAGCGA CGTCAGTGTTGTGCTTGACGCTTACGCTGTGACATGGGAGCTGTGA
- the LOC119306187 gene encoding uncharacterized protein LOC119306187 — protein MASQLVKNHRAGAEVVKGGNVCKKRSAELLEELGLPKGPFPMSDIEEVGYNRENGFVWMLQKKNEDTFKKIKQTVSYATEVTAFIEKGKIKKVTGVKVKELFLWLSLVEVYVNESSTEKVTFKVGTGLSDTHDASAFALGE, from the coding sequence ATGGCGTCCCAGTTGGTCAAGAACCACCGCGCCGGCGCCGAGGTCGTCAAGGGGGGCAATGTCTGCAAGAAGAGGTCCGCTGAGCTACTCGAAGAGCTCGGCCTCCCGAAAGGCCCCTTTCCAATGAGCGACATCGAGGAGGTCGGATACAACCGTGAGAACGGGTTCGTGTGGATGCTTCAGAAGAAGAATGAGGACACCTTCAAGAAGATCAAGCAGACTGTCTCCTATGCCACCGAGGTGACCGCTTTCATTGAGAAGGGCAAGATAAAGAAGGTCACTGGGGTCAAGGTCAAGGAGCTGTTTCTGTGGCTCAGTTTGGTCGAGGTCTATGTCAATGAGTCTTCTACTGAAAAGGTCACCTTCAAGGTGGGCACCGGTCTGTCCGACACCCATGATGCATCAGCGTTCGCTCTCGGAGAATAG